A window from Streptomyces sp. NBC_00335 encodes these proteins:
- a CDS encoding DUF4240 domain-containing protein — protein MDKQTFWKLIETARAQAEPDRVAQRAAALLAEHPAAEVAAAQQVLWDLLAESYRAPLWAAAYLINGGCSDDGFDYFRGWLLVQGEEVFTAALSDPDSLADHPRVRAASAGGEYLEDERALSIAWTAYESATGQTLPSGSFTITYPPLDPAWDFDFGDGAELTRRLPRLSGLFG, from the coding sequence ATGGACAAGCAGACGTTCTGGAAGCTGATCGAAACGGCCCGCGCGCAGGCGGAGCCGGACCGGGTGGCGCAGCGCGCGGCGGCGCTGCTCGCCGAGCACCCCGCGGCGGAAGTGGCGGCGGCCCAGCAGGTGTTGTGGGACCTCTTGGCGGAGTCCTACCGGGCCCCGCTCTGGGCCGCGGCCTACCTGATCAACGGCGGCTGCTCGGACGACGGCTTCGACTACTTCCGAGGCTGGCTCCTCGTCCAGGGCGAAGAGGTCTTCACGGCCGCCCTGTCGGACCCGGACTCCCTGGCGGACCATCCCCGGGTCCGCGCGGCATCGGCCGGCGGCGAATACCTGGAGGACGAGAGGGCCCTGTCCATAGCCTGGACCGCCTACGAGTCCGCCACGGGCCAGACCCTCCCGTCGGGCTCCTTCACCATCACGTACCCGCCCCTGGACCCGGCCTGGGACTTCGACTTCGGCGACGGCGCGGAGCTCACACGCCGCCTCCCTCGGCTGAGCGGCCTCTTCGGCTAG
- a CDS encoding LURP-one-related/scramblase family protein, whose product MKYLVRDKMLAIGDDYWIEDEDGRHAFLVDGKALRFRDTLELKDPDGRILITLREKLFALRDAMTLERDERRLAVIRKKRLSLLRNHYLVTLNEGTELDVSGRILDREFKVEYDGELLALISRQWYRIRETYAVDVVREDADASLLIAVAVCVIRMAEKEREGPGEE is encoded by the coding sequence GTGAAATACCTGGTACGGGACAAGATGCTGGCCATCGGGGACGACTACTGGATCGAGGACGAGGACGGCCGGCACGCCTTCCTCGTGGACGGGAAGGCCCTGCGGTTCCGGGACACCCTGGAGCTCAAGGATCCCGACGGGCGGATCCTCATCACACTGCGGGAGAAGCTCTTCGCCCTGCGCGACGCGATGACGCTGGAGCGCGACGAGCGGCGGCTCGCGGTGATCCGCAAGAAGCGGCTCTCGCTGCTGCGCAACCACTACCTGGTCACGCTCAACGAGGGCACCGAGCTCGATGTCAGCGGGCGGATCCTGGACCGGGAGTTCAAGGTCGAGTACGACGGGGAACTGCTCGCCCTGATCTCCCGGCAGTGGTACCGGATCCGCGAGACGTACGCCGTCGACGTGGTCCGCGAGGACGCCGACGCCTCGCTGCTCATCGCCGTCGCGGTGTGCGTGATCCGGATGGCGGAGAAGGAGCGGGAGGGCCCGGGCGAGGAGTAG